One genomic segment of Natrononativus amylolyticus includes these proteins:
- a CDS encoding restriction endonuclease subunit S gives MNYPESWPVAELQELGEWQTGSTPRRSNDEYWGGDILWVSPKDMKTDRIDQTQDRMTEKALEETNSKLIPPNSIVMVTRSGILEHSFPVAVTERPVTINQDLKAFIPGDRLDESYAYYYLRASEFDILRTCTKDGTTVASINSDSLYTYEMPIPPVGHQERIVAKIEELFSKLDSGVSELEESQGRFNLYKKAILNEALEGGFSEEFYQKEDVESGATIAEIEAPANAPELPSIWKWVPFDDVLSEPLRNGKSAKQSEEGIRTLTLSAVTERDFSKKNTKITEANPKDVEDLWLQSGDLLIERSNTEEYVGLPAVYRGDDDYAIYPDLMIRARLDDSLAIPEYADYVFLSPFFRNYLRGKSKGTSGSMAKINQKHLRNMPFPLAPLEEQEYIVKRLDYIMSVVDESQKSVGDELKRAQRLRQSILKQAFEGNIIPQEPTEKAPTMDAGNANLEPGKQVTLSEVTNDAE, from the coding sequence ATGAATTATCCAGAGAGCTGGCCAGTTGCGGAATTACAGGAACTCGGTGAGTGGCAGACAGGTAGTACGCCGCGTCGTTCTAATGACGAATACTGGGGTGGCGACATCCTGTGGGTTTCGCCAAAAGACATGAAAACCGACAGGATTGACCAGACCCAAGATCGGATGACTGAGAAGGCGTTGGAAGAAACAAACTCGAAGCTCATCCCACCAAATTCTATCGTTATGGTGACCCGCAGTGGCATTCTAGAGCACTCGTTCCCGGTGGCAGTCACGGAGAGGCCAGTTACTATCAATCAAGATTTGAAGGCGTTCATCCCCGGAGACCGACTTGATGAGAGCTACGCGTATTACTATTTGAGAGCAAGTGAATTCGACATTCTGAGAACTTGCACCAAGGATGGAACGACTGTTGCGAGCATTAACTCGGACTCACTGTACACGTACGAAATGCCGATACCACCAGTCGGACATCAGGAACGCATCGTCGCCAAGATAGAGGAACTGTTTTCGAAATTGGATTCGGGCGTCTCCGAACTGGAGGAATCGCAAGGCAGATTCAATCTCTATAAAAAAGCCATTCTGAATGAGGCATTGGAAGGAGGTTTTTCGGAGGAATTCTATCAAAAAGAAGATGTTGAGTCCGGGGCCACTATTGCCGAAATTGAGGCTCCAGCTAACGCACCTGAATTGCCTTCAATCTGGAAATGGGTCCCCTTTGATGATGTTCTTTCTGAACCATTACGTAACGGTAAATCCGCAAAACAATCTGAGGAAGGAATTCGGACACTGACATTGTCTGCAGTAACCGAGAGAGATTTTTCCAAGAAAAATACGAAAATCACGGAAGCAAACCCGAAAGATGTAGAAGATCTTTGGCTACAATCGGGTGACTTGCTAATTGAAAGATCAAATACTGAGGAATATGTTGGTTTACCCGCAGTCTATCGTGGGGATGATGACTATGCAATCTATCCAGACTTGATGATCCGTGCGAGGTTGGATGATTCGTTGGCGATCCCAGAATATGCTGACTACGTATTTCTATCACCATTTTTCCGAAACTACCTCCGAGGCAAATCTAAAGGAACATCTGGCAGTATGGCAAAGATCAATCAAAAACACCTTCGGAATATGCCCTTCCCACTTGCACCATTAGAAGAGCAAGAATACATCGTAAAGCGCCTTGATTATATAATGTCCGTCGTCGATGAGAGTCAAAAAAGTGTTGGTGATGAACTAAAAAGAGCCCAGAGACTTCGCCAGTCAATCCTTAAGCAGGCCTTTGAGGGCAACATCATCCCCCAAGAACCGACAGAGAAGGCACCGACCATGGACGCCGGAAATGCAAATCTTGAACCGGGGAAGCAGGTAACCCTCTCGGAGGTGACTAACGATGCCGAATGA
- a CDS encoding type I restriction-modification system subunit M — protein MPNEANQLVNKLWNFCDVLRDDGVSYGDYVEQLTYLLFLKMDEEMTEIGFQEESQVPDEYNWESLVAKDGEELESHYRATLQELGTQGGLLSVIFSKAQNRIQDPAKLRRLVLMIDDENWSGMEVDVKGEIYEGLLQKNAEDVKSGAGQYFTPRPLIKGIVEAVQPEPDQTICDPASGTGGFFLSAHDYITENHQLDKQQKEFLQHDVFKGWEIVDNTARLCVMNLYLHGINGKESPIIVDDSLRSDPGDRFDLILTNPPFGKKSSVTVMSTEGEAVKESLTYERDDFWATTSNKQLNFLQHVKTLLKIGGTAAVVVPDNVLFEGGAGETVRRKLLDQFDVHTMLRLPTGIFYAQGVKANVLFFDAKPAQADPWTDNLWIYDLRTNKHFTRKRDPLTFEDLTDFVDCYNPDNRHEREETERFKSYSYEELMERDKVNLDIFWLKDDSLEDIEDLPEPEVLAADITENLEAALDQFSQIQTDLMD, from the coding sequence ATGCCGAATGAAGCAAACCAGCTCGTAAACAAGCTCTGGAACTTCTGTGACGTCCTCCGGGACGACGGGGTGAGCTACGGCGACTACGTGGAACAACTGACCTACCTTCTCTTTCTGAAGATGGACGAGGAGATGACAGAAATCGGCTTTCAGGAGGAGTCGCAGGTTCCAGATGAGTACAACTGGGAGAGTCTCGTCGCCAAGGACGGCGAAGAGTTGGAAAGCCACTACCGGGCGACACTCCAGGAACTTGGAACCCAGGGCGGCCTCTTGAGCGTCATCTTCAGCAAGGCACAGAACCGGATTCAGGACCCCGCCAAGCTGCGTCGCCTCGTACTCATGATCGACGACGAGAACTGGTCGGGGATGGAGGTAGACGTCAAAGGTGAAATATACGAAGGGCTGCTCCAGAAGAATGCCGAGGACGTGAAAAGCGGAGCGGGCCAGTATTTCACACCCCGGCCACTCATCAAAGGAATCGTCGAAGCGGTCCAGCCGGAACCCGACCAGACCATCTGTGACCCGGCGTCTGGCACTGGCGGATTCTTCCTCTCTGCCCACGACTACATCACCGAGAATCACCAACTCGACAAGCAACAGAAGGAGTTCCTCCAGCACGACGTGTTCAAAGGCTGGGAGATCGTCGACAACACGGCGCGGCTCTGCGTCATGAACCTCTACTTGCATGGCATCAACGGCAAAGAGAGTCCCATCATCGTTGACGATAGCCTGCGGTCTGACCCTGGCGACCGTTTCGACCTCATCCTGACGAACCCACCATTCGGAAAGAAAAGCAGTGTGACGGTGATGAGCACTGAAGGAGAGGCAGTCAAGGAATCGCTGACCTACGAGCGAGACGACTTCTGGGCCACGACATCTAATAAACAGCTGAACTTCCTCCAGCACGTCAAGACGCTGCTCAAGATAGGTGGGACCGCAGCCGTCGTCGTCCCCGACAACGTGCTGTTCGAGGGCGGGGCCGGGGAGACCGTCCGCCGCAAACTCCTAGACCAGTTTGACGTCCACACAATGTTGCGCCTGCCGACGGGCATCTTCTACGCCCAGGGTGTGAAGGCGAACGTTCTCTTCTTCGACGCGAAGCCAGCGCAGGCGGACCCCTGGACTGATAACCTGTGGATCTACGACCTGCGGACGAACAAGCACTTCACGCGTAAGCGCGATCCCCTCACGTTCGAGGATCTGACGGATTTCGTCGACTGCTACAACCCCGACAACCGCCACGAGCGTGAGGAGACGGAGCGATTCAAGTCCTACTCCTACGAGGAACTGATGGAGCGCGACAAGGTTAATCTGGACATCTTCTGGCTAAAAGACGACAGTCTGGAGGACATCGAGGACCTTCCCGAGCCGGAGGTCTTAGCAGCAGACATCACGGAGAATCTGGAAGCGGCACTCGATCAGTTCTCTCAAATTCAAACTGATCTAATGGATTGA
- a CDS encoding TATA-box-binding protein, translating to MQPGTDVEIVNVVGSGSLDVELDLERVAMDLGSIAEYNPDKYPGVYLRFDDDAPLITLYRTGKYITTGADSTGEAYATRDRFLDLLAEMPVIDTPDDEWFRIQNLVCIGELGRKLNLSALAIGLGLEHTEYEPEQFPGLIYRPPGASCVVLLFATSRVVITGSPDREVSKATFKALREKIQQLLATE from the coding sequence TTGCAACCAGGTACCGACGTGGAAATTGTGAACGTGGTCGGGTCCGGGTCACTAGATGTTGAGCTGGATCTCGAGCGAGTCGCTATGGATCTCGGCTCGATAGCGGAGTACAATCCCGACAAGTATCCGGGGGTGTACCTTCGATTCGACGATGACGCCCCGCTTATCACCCTCTATCGGACTGGAAAGTACATCACAACGGGGGCGGATTCTACGGGAGAGGCGTATGCGACACGCGATCGATTCCTCGATCTCCTTGCAGAGATGCCGGTTATTGACACTCCCGATGACGAGTGGTTCCGTATCCAAAACCTCGTCTGCATAGGTGAGCTAGGCAGAAAATTGAACCTCAGCGCTCTCGCCATCGGACTCGGACTCGAACACACGGAATATGAACCCGAGCAATTTCCTGGCTTAATCTACCGCCCACCGGGTGCCTCGTGTGTCGTATTGTTATTTGCCACAAGCCGTGTTGTAATCACTGGCAGTCCCGACAGAGAAGTGTCAAAAGCGACGTTCAAAGCCCTTCGCGAGAAGATACAGCAGCTCCTCGCCACTGAGTAA